The proteins below are encoded in one region of Drosophila santomea strain STO CAGO 1482 chromosome 3R, Prin_Dsan_1.1, whole genome shotgun sequence:
- the LOC120453736 gene encoding prolyl 4-hydroxylase subunit alpha-1 isoform X1 translates to MRGFVLLVGVVSLLGQGSLASDYFSSITGLEELLHTEQYLTRELRSKVNAINAALQQLEGELSSIEKEHSMAATDTENYLTNPVNVYRLMKRLHTDWSLMEDRVQLMAAEMNFNATREYGLSYPSQEDVEGAALALVRLQSTYKLDVAQVAQGILNGVKYGTDMSWQDCFELGQQLFEMEDYNNTKVWLRESMERLRRHSSHAHSQQTPTSGPDTLTLNKMEATAKSLFQLGDFDTAFELSQRVLQFDPKRIRNWHLGDKGTAPPEDIDDGYLPKHTDSYNLSQEFAQYEKVCRGEVHPIARQELRCRYSRGSHPYRYLAPLKLEEHSLDPYVATYHDMLSPRKISQLREMAVPRMRRSTVNPLPGGQHKKSAFRVSKNAWLAYESHPTMVGMLRDLKEATGLDTTYCEQLQVANYGVGGHYEPHWDFFRDPNHYPEEEGNRIATAIYYLSEVEQGGATAFPFLDIAVKPQLGNVLFWYNLHRSLDKDYRTKHAGCPVLKGSKWIGNVWIHEVTQTFARPCDVFRDHEVSLEYEIIK, encoded by the exons ATGCGTGGATTCGTGTTGCTGGTGGGAGTGGTCTCCTTACTGGGCCAGGGATCTCTCGCCTCGGACTACTTCTCATCCATTACGGGTCTGGAGGAGCTCCTGCACACGGAGCAGTATCTCACAAGGGAACTCAGGTCGAAGGTCAATGCAATCAATGCTGCCCTGCAACAGCTGGAGGG CGAGCTGTCCTCCATCGAGAAGGAGCACAGCATGGCCGCCACGGATACGGAGAACTACCTGACCAATCCGGTGAACGTGTACCGCCTGATGAAGCGCCTCCACACGGACTGGTCCCTGATGGAGGATCGAGTGCAGCTGATGGCCGCGGAGATGA ATTTCAATGCGACCCGGGAGTACGGACTGAGCTACCCCAGCCAGGAGGACGTGGAGGGAGCTGCTCTGGCCCTCGTCCGCCTGCAGAGCACCTACAAACTGGACGTGGCCCAGGTGGCCCAGGGCATCCTGAATGGCGTCAAATACGG CACCGACATGAGCTGGCAGGATTGCTTCGAGCTGGGTCAACAACTCTTTGAAATGGAGGACTACAACAACACCAAGGTCTGGCTGCGGGAATCGATGGAGCGCCTGCGACGTCAcagcagccacgcccacagccaGCAAACGCCCACCAGCGGACCGGATACGCTTACCCTCAACAAAATGGAGGCGACGGCCAAGAGTTTGTTCCAACTGG GCGACTTCGACACGGCTTTCGAGCTGAGCCAGCGAGTGCTGCAGTTCGATCCCAAACGCATAAGGAACTGGCATCTGGGCGACAAGGGAACGGCGCCTCCGGAGGACATCGATGATGGCTATCTGCCAAAGCACACGGACTCCTACAAC CTGTCGCAGGAGTTCGCCCAATACGAAAAGGTGTGCCGTGGAGAGGTGCATCCCATTGCCCGCCAGGAGCTGCGGTGTCGCTATAGCAGAGGAAGCCATCCTTACCGCTACCTGGCGCCACTGAAGCTGGAGGAGCACAGCCTGGATCCGTATGTGGCTACCTACCACGACATGCTGAGTCCGCGAAAGATCTCACAGCTCCGGGAAATGGCTGTGCCGCGCATGCGTCGCTCCACAGTGAATCCCCTGCCCGGCGGACAGCACAAAAAGTCCGCCTTCCGGGTGAGCAAGAATGCGTGGCTGGCGTACGAGTCGCATCCGACGATGGTGGGCATGCTCCGGGACCTGAAGGAAGCCACCGGGCTGGATACCACCTACTGCGAGCAGCTCCAAGTGGCCAACTACGGCGTGGGTGGGCACTACGAGCCGCACTGGGACTTCTTTCGGGACCCCAATCACTATCCCGAGGAGGAGGGCAACCGCATTGCCACTGCCATATATTAT CTGTCCGAGGTGGAGCAGGGCGGTGCCACCGCCTTTCCCTTCCTGGACATCGCCGTGAAGCCGCAGCTGGGCAACGTCCTCTTCTGGTACAACCTGCACCGCTCCCTGGACAAGGACTACCGCACCAAGCACGCCGGCTGTCCAGTGCTCAAGGGCAGCAAGTGGA TTGGCAACGTGTGGATACACGAGGTGACCCAGACATTCGCCCGACCCTGCGACGTTTTCCGGGATCACGAGGTGTCGCTGGAGTACGAGATAATCAAATAA
- the LOC120453736 gene encoding prolyl 4-hydroxylase subunit alpha-1 isoform X2, translating into MASNTASIFSTDMSWQDCFELGQQLFEMEDYNNTKVWLRESMERLRRHSSHAHSQQTPTSGPDTLTLNKMEATAKSLFQLGDFDTAFELSQRVLQFDPKRIRNWHLGDKGTAPPEDIDDGYLPKHTDSYNLSQEFAQYEKVCRGEVHPIARQELRCRYSRGSHPYRYLAPLKLEEHSLDPYVATYHDMLSPRKISQLREMAVPRMRRSTVNPLPGGQHKKSAFRVSKNAWLAYESHPTMVGMLRDLKEATGLDTTYCEQLQVANYGVGGHYEPHWDFFRDPNHYPEEEGNRIATAIYYLSEVEQGGATAFPFLDIAVKPQLGNVLFWYNLHRSLDKDYRTKHAGCPVLKGSKWIGNVWIHEVTQTFARPCDVFRDHEVSLEYEIIK; encoded by the exons ATGGCGTCAAATACGG CCTCTATTTTTAGCACCGACATGAGCTGGCAGGATTGCTTCGAGCTGGGTCAACAACTCTTTGAAATGGAGGACTACAACAACACCAAGGTCTGGCTGCGGGAATCGATGGAGCGCCTGCGACGTCAcagcagccacgcccacagccaGCAAACGCCCACCAGCGGACCGGATACGCTTACCCTCAACAAAATGGAGGCGACGGCCAAGAGTTTGTTCCAACTGG GCGACTTCGACACGGCTTTCGAGCTGAGCCAGCGAGTGCTGCAGTTCGATCCCAAACGCATAAGGAACTGGCATCTGGGCGACAAGGGAACGGCGCCTCCGGAGGACATCGATGATGGCTATCTGCCAAAGCACACGGACTCCTACAAC CTGTCGCAGGAGTTCGCCCAATACGAAAAGGTGTGCCGTGGAGAGGTGCATCCCATTGCCCGCCAGGAGCTGCGGTGTCGCTATAGCAGAGGAAGCCATCCTTACCGCTACCTGGCGCCACTGAAGCTGGAGGAGCACAGCCTGGATCCGTATGTGGCTACCTACCACGACATGCTGAGTCCGCGAAAGATCTCACAGCTCCGGGAAATGGCTGTGCCGCGCATGCGTCGCTCCACAGTGAATCCCCTGCCCGGCGGACAGCACAAAAAGTCCGCCTTCCGGGTGAGCAAGAATGCGTGGCTGGCGTACGAGTCGCATCCGACGATGGTGGGCATGCTCCGGGACCTGAAGGAAGCCACCGGGCTGGATACCACCTACTGCGAGCAGCTCCAAGTGGCCAACTACGGCGTGGGTGGGCACTACGAGCCGCACTGGGACTTCTTTCGGGACCCCAATCACTATCCCGAGGAGGAGGGCAACCGCATTGCCACTGCCATATATTAT CTGTCCGAGGTGGAGCAGGGCGGTGCCACCGCCTTTCCCTTCCTGGACATCGCCGTGAAGCCGCAGCTGGGCAACGTCCTCTTCTGGTACAACCTGCACCGCTCCCTGGACAAGGACTACCGCACCAAGCACGCCGGCTGTCCAGTGCTCAAGGGCAGCAAGTGGA TTGGCAACGTGTGGATACACGAGGTGACCCAGACATTCGCCCGACCCTGCGACGTTTTCCGGGATCACGAGGTGTCGCTGGAGTACGAGATAATCAAATAA